Proteins from a single region of Methanocorpusculum sp.:
- a CDS encoding 50S ribosomal protein L21e yields MAKHNGIKKRTRYKLQKTLRTRGMPNVTKVIQNFEEGQKVHLVLDSSVQKGQPHPRFHGKTGTIVGKRGRAWLLEIKDGNATKTVIARPQHLTAQKYN; encoded by the coding sequence ATGGCAAAGCACAATGGAATTAAAAAGCGAACAAGATATAAGTTACAGAAAACCCTGCGTACCCGCGGTATGCCCAATGTGACCAAGGTCATTCAGAACTTCGAAGAAGGACAGAAAGTTCACCTTGTCTTAGACTCAAGCGTTCAGAAAGGACAGCCCCACCCGAGATTCCACGGTAAGACCGGAACAATCGTCGGCAAGAGAGGCAGAGCCTGGCTCCTTGAGATCAAAGACGGCAATGCAACGAAGACAGTCATTGCACGACCACAGCACCTCACGGCGCAGAAATATAATTAA
- the mcrD gene encoding methyl-coenzyme M reductase operon protein D: MTETTYPQLRIVPTRFLNPETTEILLDKIYTIDGIRRLVLNGPNLPAIVPYGPARGEINDNTHRRIIKVCGEDYLLHVQVGAILLELDDASVIPLVKAACDEVFADKFPYGITEGTYMRSNMTTTDYAKYGIVDDKRILGMSDPKSKQRPIILQGTK, translated from the coding sequence ATGACAGAAACAACATACCCACAACTAAGAATCGTCCCCACAAGATTCCTGAATCCGGAGACCACTGAGATTCTTCTCGATAAAATCTACACAATAGATGGGATACGCCGACTTGTGCTGAATGGTCCAAACCTTCCGGCTATCGTACCTTACGGTCCTGCCAGAGGTGAGATCAATGATAACACACATCGGCGTATCATAAAGGTCTGCGGCGAAGATTATCTTCTCCACGTTCAGGTCGGTGCAATTCTTCTTGAATTGGACGATGCTTCTGTGATTCCGCTTGTCAAGGCGGCATGCGATGAGGTCTTCGCTGATAAATTCCCGTATGGGATTACCGAGGGTACCTACATGCGGTCGAATATGACGACCACCGACTATGCCAAATACGGCATTGTCGATGATAAACGAATTCTTGGAATGAGCGATCCAAAAAGCAAACAGCGCCCTATCATCCTTCAGGGAACTAAATAA
- a CDS encoding DUF655 domain-containing protein — MPPKTERTDKKEVEAIVLDYLQWGYASDRRPLNQRESIILAVGTDQFKLLELIAKKDVAINLHDKVYIGEDERKHVERVKRRLSYDELTPTAKGELEPVVEKIISKSEQRFVEFYNTAVPISLKMHMLNLLPGFGKKTLIDTLEERHKKPFESFEDIRNRVKTLQKPEKFIRERIMLELENPEEKYHLFTSK, encoded by the coding sequence ATGCCGCCAAAGACTGAGAGGACCGATAAAAAGGAAGTCGAAGCTATCGTGCTGGATTATCTCCAATGGGGATATGCAAGCGACAGACGTCCTTTGAATCAGCGGGAATCGATTATTCTCGCAGTAGGCACTGACCAGTTCAAACTCCTCGAACTTATCGCAAAGAAAGATGTTGCGATCAATCTGCACGATAAAGTCTACATCGGCGAAGATGAGAGGAAACATGTCGAGCGGGTAAAACGCCGTTTGTCCTACGACGAACTGACCCCGACCGCAAAAGGCGAGCTTGAGCCGGTAGTTGAGAAAATTATTTCCAAGTCTGAACAACGGTTCGTGGAGTTTTACAACACTGCGGTTCCGATCAGTCTCAAGATGCACATGTTAAACCTCCTTCCGGGATTCGGCAAAAAAACACTGATCGACACCCTGGAAGAAAGACACAAAAAACCGTTTGAAAGCTTCGAGGATATCCGTAACCGGGTGAAAACACTCCAGAAACCGGAGAAGTTTATCCGTGAGAGGATCATGCTTGAACTCGAGAATCCGGAAGAGAAATATCATCTCTTTACCTCTAAATAA
- the mcrB gene encoding coenzyme-B sulfoethylthiotransferase subunit beta — MAKYKDVIDLYDDNGKLLKSNVALERISPLVNPAIKKIIDDTKRTVAVNLGGMQDALKTGKIGKHQQILGRELNLDIVGNIDAIEAKIKEYVSVEAGDDTEVKRYNGGKLLLVKVPSSRITAAATYDAALTSVAAATTYAVVEQFNVDMFNANTVKAAAFGTYPVTMDMTGGACSMIMSIPQNNESLGYALRNIPANQSVMITHKNAMQGAALTAVFEQAGEFEMGSAIGPFERAQLLLLAYQGLNANNLVYDLVKANGQTGTVGTVVQSLVERAIEDKVIKQGAAAKGGYFKPYETKDPMLWNAYTSAGTLAATMVNCGAGRFAQAVSSTLLYFNDLIEHETGLPGSDFGRTMGVAVGFSFFSHSIYGGGGPGIFNGNHVVTRHAAGVGMPCIVAACALDAGTQMFSPEGTAKVYGDTFGQIDEFARPLQAIAKTV, encoded by the coding sequence ATGGCAAAATACAAAGATGTAATTGACCTTTACGATGACAACGGCAAACTCTTAAAGAGCAATGTCGCACTCGAAAGGATCAGCCCGCTGGTTAACCCGGCAATCAAGAAAATCATCGACGATACCAAGAGAACTGTTGCAGTCAACCTTGGCGGAATGCAGGATGCATTAAAAACCGGTAAGATCGGTAAGCACCAGCAGATCCTTGGTCGTGAACTTAACCTTGATATCGTTGGAAACATCGACGCTATCGAAGCAAAAATCAAAGAGTACGTTTCGGTTGAAGCAGGCGACGACACCGAGGTCAAACGTTACAACGGCGGAAAACTTTTATTAGTTAAGGTTCCGTCCTCACGTATTACAGCGGCAGCAACTTACGATGCAGCACTGACCTCTGTAGCAGCAGCAACGACCTATGCGGTTGTCGAGCAGTTCAACGTTGACATGTTCAACGCAAACACTGTCAAGGCAGCAGCATTTGGTACCTACCCAGTCACTATGGATATGACAGGCGGAGCTTGCTCCATGATCATGTCCATCCCGCAGAACAACGAATCCCTTGGATACGCACTTCGTAACATTCCGGCAAACCAGTCTGTTATGATCACGCACAAGAATGCAATGCAGGGTGCAGCACTCACTGCAGTATTTGAACAGGCAGGAGAGTTCGAAATGGGCAGTGCAATCGGTCCGTTCGAGCGTGCACAGCTTTTACTGCTCGCCTACCAGGGTCTGAACGCCAACAACCTTGTCTACGACCTTGTAAAAGCAAATGGTCAGACAGGTACCGTCGGTACTGTTGTTCAGTCCTTAGTCGAGCGTGCAATTGAAGACAAAGTCATCAAACAGGGCGCAGCCGCAAAGGGTGGATACTTCAAACCCTACGAGACCAAAGATCCGATGCTCTGGAACGCTTACACCTCTGCCGGAACTCTTGCAGCAACCATGGTCAACTGTGGTGCCGGACGTTTCGCTCAGGCAGTATCATCAACCTTACTGTACTTCAACGATCTTATTGAACACGAAACCGGACTTCCGGGATCTGACTTCGGAAGAACAATGGGTGTTGCAGTCGGTTTCTCCTTCTTCAGCCACTCCATCTACGGTGGTGGAGGACCTGGTATCTTCAACGGAAACCACGTCGTTACCCGTCACGCAGCAGGTGTTGGTATGCCTTGTATCGTTGCAGCATGTGCACTTGATGCAGGCACTCAGATGTTCTCTCCAGAAGGAACCGCAAAAGTTTACGGTGATACCTTCGGTCAGATTGACGAGTTCGCCCGCCCACTCCAGGCAATTGCAAAAACAGTTTAA
- a CDS encoding RNA polymerase Rpb4 family protein has product MKVKKVISEDMMTLPELREELIAIREKRSGGEMGDDPARSISYELRKSIDHADILSKSSVETAKSILSDLVSMEKTKPEIACRIVNIMPQSRDEIRAIYAKERFTLLPEDLDQILDTLHKYE; this is encoded by the coding sequence ATGAAAGTAAAGAAAGTTATCAGTGAAGATATGATGACCCTTCCAGAGCTGCGCGAAGAGCTTATAGCGATCCGCGAAAAACGTTCCGGTGGAGAAATGGGTGACGATCCCGCCCGAAGCATATCATACGAACTGCGTAAGAGTATTGACCATGCAGACATTCTCAGTAAATCCAGTGTTGAAACGGCAAAGTCCATCCTTTCTGACCTTGTATCCATGGAGAAAACAAAGCCGGAGATTGCCTGCAGGATAGTAAACATCATGCCGCAGAGCCGCGATGAGATCCGGGCAATCTACGCTAAAGAGCGGTTTACTCTTCTCCCCGAAGACTTAGATCAGATTCTTGACACTCTGCATAAATACGAGTGA
- a CDS encoding tRNA pseudouridine(54/55) synthase Pus10 has protein sequence MLELVNTILEYGDICDHCLGRLFAKKSFGLTNEERGRSLRIAHALAYNIPYKPYEKGTCWVCNDLFDTIPYWAEKAAATIQGIEHGTFVIGTRVPPMMAESEEMLWSDLSLENPEPLKSEMNREVGKAVSALTGKHGNPKNPEVTIVLNIADDCVEIQIASIYFYGRYLKYERGIPQTHWDCRACKGRGCEICNFTGKQYPTSVEELIAEVPKQIFASDCGVLHGAGREDIDAVMIGTGRPFVMEMQNPKKRTYDLKELEKAINASANPRVGVVLESWSDKKTVEMLKSNKGHKTYRILVSIDDRISLETVQNAVSMLKGAWIDQRTPERVSHRRADLIRKRQVIDIGVLGVEDGLYRLEVLGEGGLYIKELVSGDGGRTTPSLAEILAVPAKVVELDVVQVDGLPNIGDE, from the coding sequence ATGCTTGAACTCGTCAACACCATATTAGAGTACGGCGATATCTGTGATCACTGCCTTGGACGGTTGTTCGCAAAAAAATCATTCGGACTCACCAACGAAGAACGGGGACGTTCACTGAGAATAGCCCATGCTCTCGCATATAATATCCCCTACAAACCATACGAAAAAGGAACCTGCTGGGTCTGTAACGACTTATTCGATACCATTCCCTACTGGGCAGAAAAAGCAGCAGCTACCATACAAGGCATCGAACACGGAACATTCGTGATAGGCACCCGTGTCCCCCCGATGATGGCAGAATCAGAAGAGATGCTCTGGTCAGATCTTTCTCTCGAAAATCCTGAACCCCTGAAATCCGAGATGAACCGTGAAGTGGGAAAAGCAGTTTCTGCTCTTACCGGCAAACACGGTAATCCAAAAAATCCCGAAGTCACCATCGTCCTGAATATCGCAGATGACTGTGTTGAAATCCAAATCGCCTCCATATACTTCTACGGCAGATATCTGAAATATGAACGCGGGATCCCGCAAACTCACTGGGATTGCCGCGCATGCAAAGGAAGAGGCTGTGAAATTTGCAACTTTACTGGCAAACAATACCCCACATCAGTGGAAGAACTCATTGCAGAAGTCCCAAAACAGATTTTCGCTAGTGACTGCGGGGTTCTTCACGGAGCAGGAAGAGAAGATATTGATGCCGTGATGATCGGGACCGGAAGACCCTTCGTAATGGAGATGCAGAACCCGAAAAAGCGGACATATGATTTAAAAGAGCTTGAAAAAGCGATTAATGCATCTGCCAACCCTCGTGTAGGGGTTGTCCTGGAAAGCTGGTCTGACAAAAAGACCGTGGAAATGCTTAAATCAAACAAAGGGCATAAGACATACAGGATTCTAGTCTCAATAGATGACCGTATCTCTCTGGAAACTGTTCAGAATGCTGTATCCATGCTCAAAGGAGCCTGGATCGACCAGCGCACGCCTGAACGGGTCTCGCACCGACGTGCAGATCTCATTCGAAAGAGACAGGTCATTGACATAGGAGTTCTTGGTGTGGAGGATGGTCTTTACCGGCTCGAAGTGCTTGGTGAAGGCGGCCTCTACATCAAAGAGCTCGTATCAGGAGACGGGGGCAGAACGACTCCCAGTCTTGCTGAAATCCTCGCCGTACCCGCCAAAGTCGTCGAATTAGACGTGGTGCAGGTCGACGGATTACCAAATATTGGAGATGAGTAA
- the trmY gene encoding tRNA (pseudouridine(54)-N(1))-methyltransferase TrmY — MIRFAVIGHKAVTTPDFSLNDMPGGAGRMDVLCRCINASFFLSHDLRRNTECFLILKGGEQADPANTITLRFSGDKIKSLNPDERSAGALIKKALVTIPEEEYQRAAPGISIRKNGLSKLLEEHRFAVLDENGEDIRTAEILPENFILSDHQNFTEEEMELIKDLPKYSVGPRILHADHTITVILNEFDRRGEQA, encoded by the coding sequence ATGATAAGGTTTGCAGTAATTGGACACAAAGCGGTTACAACGCCGGATTTCTCTCTAAATGATATGCCGGGAGGAGCAGGACGAATGGACGTTTTATGCAGATGCATCAACGCCTCATTTTTTCTGAGTCACGACCTCCGGCGAAACACCGAATGTTTTCTTATCCTGAAAGGAGGAGAACAGGCAGATCCTGCGAATACGATCACACTCCGGTTCTCCGGAGATAAAATCAAATCCCTCAACCCCGACGAACGAAGTGCCGGTGCACTGATCAAAAAAGCACTCGTTACTATACCAGAGGAAGAATACCAAAGAGCAGCTCCGGGAATATCCATCAGAAAAAACGGCCTTTCCAAACTGCTCGAGGAACACCGGTTTGCAGTTCTTGATGAAAACGGAGAGGATATTCGAACAGCAGAAATCCTGCCAGAAAATTTCATATTAAGCGACCACCAGAACTTCACTGAAGAAGAGATGGAACTTATCAAAGACCTGCCAAAATACTCAGTCGGCCCCCGCATCCTCCATGCAGATCACACGATCACCGTAATCCTAAACGAGTTCGACCGTCGAGGAGAGCAAGCCTAA